Proteins from a single region of Nakamurella alba:
- a CDS encoding GNAT family N-acetyltransferase codes for MAIHLTTPRLVLREFTAHDGALLEALDADAEVVHFITGGRPTPRAEIEDDWLPAILERYRRTPGFGFFAAELVDASPDGGMGDARIDGRFVGWFHFRPRPEDPDDVPELGYRLVRSVWDTGLASEGSIALVDKGFREQGVSRVVAETMVVHTASRRVMEKAGLRPVRFFHAVWPDHIPGDEHGDVEYAITRDEWLAQGRG; via the coding sequence GTGGCAATCCACCTGACGACCCCGCGGCTGGTGCTGCGGGAGTTCACCGCGCACGACGGCGCCCTGCTGGAAGCGCTGGACGCCGATGCGGAGGTGGTGCACTTCATCACCGGCGGGCGTCCCACCCCACGGGCCGAGATCGAGGACGATTGGCTGCCGGCGATCCTGGAGAGATACCGGCGCACACCGGGTTTCGGATTCTTCGCCGCGGAGCTGGTGGATGCTTCCCCGGACGGCGGCATGGGTGACGCGCGGATCGACGGACGGTTCGTGGGGTGGTTCCACTTCCGGCCCCGGCCGGAGGACCCGGACGACGTCCCCGAGCTCGGCTACCGTCTGGTGCGGTCGGTGTGGGACACCGGGCTGGCCTCCGAGGGATCGATCGCGTTGGTGGACAAGGGATTCCGGGAGCAGGGCGTCTCCCGGGTGGTCGCCGAGACCATGGTGGTGCACACCGCATCGCGAAGGGTGATGGAGAAGGCGGGGCTGCGCCCGGTGCGCTTCTTCCACGCCGTGTGGCCCGACCACATCCCGGGTGACGAGCACGGGGACGTGGAGTACGCCATCACCCGCGATGAATGGCTGGCGCAGGGCCGGGGCTGA
- a CDS encoding TetR/AcrR family transcriptional regulator: MPAEVPSKERIPAAQRREMVLDAAAVEFGSRGYAGTTTDRIARAAGISQPYVVRMFGTKEELFLETVTRAQEDLRRTVQQVIAEVGKDDPQALVRAIGRTYVDLVTDRPLLRVLMQSFLTGTDPTIGPVARAGFLSFFRVLRDDAGFDPDRVREFLAQGMLINTVLALDLHRHDLDPDASAVLTCAFGDKAADIVAAGETA; encoded by the coding sequence ATGCCCGCCGAAGTTCCCTCGAAGGAGCGCATCCCCGCAGCTCAGCGCCGGGAGATGGTGCTCGACGCCGCTGCGGTGGAGTTCGGCAGCCGGGGGTACGCCGGCACCACCACCGACCGGATCGCCCGCGCCGCCGGGATCAGCCAGCCCTATGTGGTGCGCATGTTCGGCACCAAGGAGGAACTGTTCCTGGAGACCGTCACCCGGGCACAGGAGGACCTGCGCCGGACGGTGCAGCAGGTCATCGCCGAGGTGGGCAAGGACGATCCGCAGGCGCTGGTCCGCGCCATCGGCCGGACCTACGTCGACCTGGTCACCGACCGGCCGCTGCTGCGGGTGCTGATGCAGTCGTTCCTGACCGGGACCGACCCGACCATCGGGCCGGTGGCGCGGGCCGGGTTCCTGTCGTTCTTCCGGGTGCTCCGCGACGACGCCGGTTTCGACCCGGACCGGGTCCGCGAGTTCCTGGCCCAGGGCATGCTGATCAACACCGTGCTGGCGCTGGACCTGCACCGGCACGACCTGGACCCGGACGCGAGTGCGGTGCTCACCTGCGCGTTCGGCGACAAGGCTGCCGACATCGTGGCGGCCGGCGAGACCGCCTGA
- a CDS encoding DHA2 family efflux MFS transporter permease subunit: MSTPTKTRTIPIWLAVVAVSVPMFMATLDNLVVTSALPVIHEELGAGVEQLQWITNAYTLSFAALMLLAVGLGDRFGRRTLFLIGTGVFTVASALAALATDPLFLVAARALQGIGAAAIMPLSLTLLAGAVPDRMRALAIGIWGGISGLGVALGPLIGGAVVEGWNWQAIFWINVPIGLLSVPLAAYALRNSFGARVRADLVGVLLAGAGVLATVFGIVRGNDAGWTSLEVLGSLIAGVLLLGGFVLRESRTAAPLLPLRLFKVRSFSVVNVVGFAFSFGAFGAVFILVQFLQIVQGSSPLEAGLQTMPWTLAPMVVAPLAGLLAPRFGTRNLLLTGLVLLAAGIGWLSLTMTADVAYSRMLPGFLAAGIGMGLVFAPSSTAVLSDMVPADHAKASGTNSTVREVGVALGVAVLTAVFTGFGGVLSPTGYVDAARPAVLVGAIAVALAAVVTVLLPAGKGVAATDDRPDAPTGKPELVSA, translated from the coding sequence ATGAGCACCCCCACGAAGACCCGCACCATCCCGATCTGGCTGGCCGTGGTGGCCGTGTCGGTACCGATGTTCATGGCCACCCTGGACAACCTGGTGGTCACCAGCGCACTCCCGGTCATCCACGAGGAGCTCGGCGCAGGCGTCGAGCAGCTGCAGTGGATCACCAACGCCTACACACTCAGCTTCGCCGCGCTGATGCTGCTGGCGGTCGGGCTCGGCGACCGGTTCGGCCGGCGCACCCTGTTCCTGATCGGCACCGGCGTGTTCACCGTGGCCTCCGCCCTGGCGGCGCTGGCCACCGACCCGCTGTTCCTGGTCGCTGCCCGGGCACTGCAGGGCATCGGTGCGGCCGCGATCATGCCGCTCTCGCTCACCCTGCTGGCCGGCGCGGTCCCCGACCGGATGCGGGCCTTGGCGATCGGGATCTGGGGCGGCATCTCGGGTCTCGGCGTCGCACTCGGGCCGCTGATCGGCGGCGCGGTGGTCGAGGGCTGGAACTGGCAGGCGATCTTCTGGATCAACGTGCCGATCGGTCTGCTGTCGGTGCCGCTGGCCGCCTATGCACTGCGCAACTCCTTCGGCGCCCGGGTCCGGGCGGATCTGGTCGGCGTGCTGCTGGCCGGTGCCGGCGTGTTGGCCACCGTGTTCGGCATCGTCCGCGGCAACGACGCAGGCTGGACCAGCCTCGAGGTGCTGGGCTCGCTGATCGCCGGTGTGCTGCTGCTCGGCGGGTTCGTGCTCCGGGAATCACGCACCGCAGCCCCACTGCTGCCGCTGCGGCTGTTCAAGGTCCGCAGCTTCTCCGTGGTCAACGTGGTCGGGTTCGCCTTCAGCTTCGGTGCCTTCGGCGCGGTCTTCATCCTGGTGCAGTTCCTGCAGATCGTGCAGGGCAGCAGCCCGCTGGAGGCCGGTCTGCAGACCATGCCGTGGACGCTGGCGCCGATGGTCGTCGCGCCGCTGGCCGGGCTGCTGGCGCCGCGGTTCGGCACCCGCAACCTGCTGCTCACCGGCCTGGTGCTGCTCGCGGCCGGCATCGGCTGGCTGTCGCTGACCATGACCGCGGACGTCGCCTACTCGCGGATGCTGCCCGGGTTCCTGGCCGCCGGCATCGGCATGGGCCTGGTGTTCGCCCCGTCCTCCACCGCGGTGCTGTCCGACATGGTCCCGGCCGACCATGCCAAGGCCTCCGGCACCAACTCCACCGTCCGCGAGGTCGGGGTGGCGCTGGGCGTCGCGGTGCTGACCGCCGTGTTCACCGGGTTCGGCGGGGTGCTCTCCCCCACCGGCTACGTCGACGCCGCCCGCCCGGCGGTGCTGGTCGGTGCGATCGCGGTCGCCCTGGCCGCCGTGGTCACCGTGCTGCTGCCGGCCGGCAAGGGCGTCGCCGCCACCGACGACCGGCCGGACGCGCCGACCGGGAAGCCGGAGCTGGTCAGCGCCTGA
- a CDS encoding response regulator, whose amino-acid sequence MTAGEPAASGRTTKVLVVDDDLPLGRALAINLRAHGYEVTVVHDGRSALDAVAREKPATVVLDLGLPDIDGISVLEGIRGWSGTPVLVLSARSTSAEKVEALDAGADDYLTKPFAMDEFLARVRAAVRRGAATAGRPDEPESVVTADFTVDLAAHRVVRDGAPVRLTPTEWSLLELLVRHAGRMVPGKVMLTEVWGPAYDGETHYLRVYLAQLRRKLEPDPAHPRYLLTEPGMGYRFEQG is encoded by the coding sequence ATGACCGCCGGCGAACCCGCTGCGTCCGGACGGACGACGAAGGTGCTGGTGGTCGACGACGACCTGCCGCTGGGCCGGGCGCTGGCGATCAACCTGCGGGCGCACGGCTACGAGGTGACGGTGGTGCACGACGGGCGGTCGGCGCTGGACGCGGTCGCCCGGGAGAAGCCGGCGACGGTGGTGCTGGACCTCGGGCTGCCGGACATCGACGGCATCTCGGTGCTGGAGGGCATCCGCGGCTGGTCCGGCACCCCGGTACTGGTGCTGTCGGCGCGGTCGACGTCGGCGGAGAAGGTCGAGGCGCTGGACGCCGGGGCCGACGACTACCTGACGAAACCCTTTGCCATGGACGAGTTCCTGGCCCGGGTGCGGGCGGCGGTCCGGCGCGGTGCGGCCACCGCCGGGAGACCGGACGAGCCGGAATCGGTGGTCACCGCCGACTTCACGGTGGACCTGGCCGCGCACCGGGTGGTCCGGGACGGCGCCCCGGTCCGGCTGACCCCGACCGAGTGGTCGCTGTTGGAACTGCTGGTCCGGCACGCCGGCCGGATGGTGCCCGGCAAGGTGATGCTGACCGAGGTGTGGGGCCCCGCCTACGACGGCGAGACCCACTACCTGCGTGTGTATCTCGCCCAGCTCCGACGCAAGCTGGAACCGGATCCGGCGCACCCGCGGTACCTGCTCACCGAGCCGGGCATGGGCTACCGGTTCGAGCAGGGCTGA
- a CDS encoding serine/threonine-protein kinase, giving the protein MPPVPPGPPGPPRPREPDLPTTPARYLVNRYRLDRKLGRGAMGTVWAAHDESLDRWVAIKEVAVPPGTPSGQADQVAERAMREARAIASIADPHVVTVFDLVQVGNAPAIVMELLDATPISEVIATGGALAESQAVNIGLAVASALMAAHAAGVTHRDVKPGNVLLCRDGRIKLTDFGIARSSWEHTLTATGLLLGSPAYISPEVASGKPATPRSDIWGLGALLFACVQGRPPFDAGDPLRTLASVVQDPVPSAPDAGRLTALIGSLMQKDPRRRMGLDHAHRILRTMAGDPLGSTLVQRVWGAPSIPGAPSRPGRARPLPRHPTGAVAGPGATGARSGAPSGAAGTVGTAGPGGVPAPGVVPAAGTAAAAVAALRAGAAAGIQANRASIAASGGATTGAALPPPPWAEGTSAALRALPPKTAAENGDVRSLRTVVVAALVAVLCVIAGFVLARGLGSALEWGATIIGLLGGVA; this is encoded by the coding sequence GTGCCCCCTGTCCCCCCTGGTCCGCCCGGTCCGCCCCGCCCCCGGGAGCCCGACCTGCCGACCACGCCGGCCCGGTACCTGGTCAACCGGTACCGGCTGGACCGCAAGCTCGGCCGCGGCGCGATGGGCACCGTGTGGGCGGCGCACGACGAGTCGCTGGATCGCTGGGTGGCGATCAAGGAGGTCGCCGTCCCCCCGGGCACCCCCTCCGGCCAGGCGGACCAGGTCGCCGAGCGGGCGATGCGGGAGGCCCGCGCCATCGCCTCCATCGCCGACCCGCACGTGGTCACCGTGTTCGACCTGGTCCAGGTCGGGAACGCCCCGGCGATCGTGATGGAGCTGCTGGACGCCACCCCGATCTCCGAGGTGATCGCCACCGGCGGCGCGCTGGCCGAGAGCCAGGCGGTGAACATCGGCCTGGCCGTGGCGTCGGCACTGATGGCCGCGCACGCCGCCGGCGTCACCCACCGGGACGTGAAGCCGGGCAACGTGCTGCTCTGCCGGGACGGCCGGATCAAGCTCACCGACTTCGGCATCGCGCGCAGCTCCTGGGAGCACACCCTCACCGCCACCGGCCTGCTGCTCGGTTCGCCCGCCTACATCAGCCCTGAGGTCGCCTCCGGCAAGCCCGCCACCCCGCGGTCGGACATCTGGGGGCTCGGCGCCCTGCTGTTCGCCTGCGTGCAGGGCCGGCCGCCGTTCGACGCCGGCGACCCGCTGCGCACCCTCGCATCCGTGGTGCAGGACCCGGTGCCGTCCGCTCCCGACGCGGGCCGGCTGACCGCGCTGATCGGTTCGCTGATGCAGAAGGACCCGCGCCGCCGGATGGGGCTGGACCACGCCCACCGGATCCTCCGCACCATGGCCGGCGATCCGCTCGGATCGACGCTGGTGCAACGGGTCTGGGGCGCCCCGTCGATCCCCGGAGCGCCGTCCCGGCCGGGTCGCGCCCGGCCGCTGCCCCGTCATCCCACCGGCGCGGTCGCCGGTCCCGGTGCCACCGGCGCACGTTCCGGCGCACCTTCCGGCGCAGCCGGCACTGTCGGCACCGCCGGCCCGGGCGGCGTCCCCGCCCCGGGCGTCGTCCCGGCAGCCGGCACCGCGGCGGCCGCCGTTGCGGCCCTGCGCGCCGGTGCGGCGGCCGGCATCCAGGCGAACCGGGCGAGCATCGCCGCCTCCGGCGGGGCGACCACCGGCGCCGCGCTGCCGCCACCGCCCTGGGCCGAGGGGACGTCGGCGGCGCTGCGGGCCCTGCCGCCCAAGACCGCCGCCGAAAACGGCGACGTCCGGTCGCTGCGCACCGTGGTGGTGGCAGCCCTGGTCGCGGTGCTGTGCGTGATTGCCGGGTTCGTCCTCGCCCGCGGCCTGGGCAGCGCCCTGGAGTGGGGCGCGACGATCATCGGACTGCTCGGGGGCGTGGCATAG
- a CDS encoding purine-nucleoside phosphorylase — MSEPIPTDHREQAAAAANALAKATGTLHHDVALVMGSGWLPAADALGEPAAEIDVATLPGFLPPTVQGHSGRVRSVPIGDKRALVFLGRTHLYEGRGVRPVVHAVRTAVAAGARLVVLTNAAGGLRQGMSPGQPVLISDHLNLTATSPIEGAHFVDLTDLYSPRVRALAKEFDASLEEGVYAQLPGPHFETPAEIRMLRTMGADLVGMSTVLEAIAAREAGAEVFGLSLVTNLAAGMTGEPLDHEEVLQTGRDAAARMGTLLADVLTRA, encoded by the coding sequence ATGAGCGAGCCGATCCCGACCGACCACCGCGAGCAGGCCGCGGCCGCCGCGAACGCCCTGGCCAAGGCCACCGGAACGCTGCACCACGACGTCGCCCTGGTGATGGGCTCCGGCTGGCTGCCGGCCGCAGACGCACTGGGCGAGCCGGCCGCGGAGATCGACGTGGCCACCCTGCCCGGCTTCCTGCCGCCGACCGTGCAGGGCCATTCCGGCCGGGTGCGGTCGGTACCCATCGGCGACAAGCGCGCACTGGTGTTTCTCGGCCGCACCCACCTCTACGAGGGCCGCGGGGTCCGACCGGTGGTGCACGCGGTCCGCACCGCGGTGGCCGCCGGCGCCCGGCTGGTGGTGCTGACCAATGCGGCAGGCGGTCTGCGCCAGGGGATGTCGCCCGGGCAGCCGGTGCTGATCTCCGACCATCTCAACCTGACGGCCACCTCGCCGATCGAGGGAGCGCACTTCGTCGACCTCACCGACCTGTACTCGCCGCGGGTGCGGGCGCTGGCGAAGGAGTTCGACGCGTCGCTGGAGGAGGGCGTCTACGCCCAGCTGCCCGGGCCGCACTTCGAGACCCCGGCGGAGATCCGGATGCTGCGCACCATGGGCGCCGACCTGGTCGGCATGTCCACCGTGCTCGAGGCGATCGCGGCCCGGGAGGCGGGCGCCGAGGTCTTCGGCCTGTCCCTGGTCACCAACCTCGCCGCCGGGATGACCGGGGAGCCGCTGGACCACGAGGAGGTCCTGCAGACCGGCCGGGACGCGGCCGCCAGGATGGGGACGCTGCTGGCCGACGTGCTGACGAGGGCCTGA
- a CDS encoding phospho-sugar mutase — protein MALSPALRDAALTWIADDPHEGDRAELQRVLRSALDGDGAAAAELDRRMSAPLAFGTAGIRGPLRAGPAGMNLAVVRRTAAGLASYLHGLREIGSTVVVGYDARHRSEEFAKDVAGTLAAKGFRVLLAPSALPTPLVAYATRALRAAAGVQVTASHNPPQDNGIKVYLKGGTQLVGPSDVQIEAGIAAAGPAKDIDASGAVLPWPEDLLTDYLAAAAAVAQRSGSTPEQRSAVRVAATPLHGVGGEILVRALDLAGVQDVHVVAEQRVPDPDFSTVVFPNPEEAGATDLLLALAESVDADLAIANDPDADRCAIGVRGPDGWRMLSGDETGTLLGDHLLRHLDRAEHPDPLVATTIVSSQALGAVAAAHGVRYDETLTGFKWIVRAGDGAGTGLVFGYEEALGLCVDPDHVRDKDGISAAVLAVDLVAGLKAAGRTVADALDDIARRDGLHLTGALSVRVTDLSLIEQAMARLRSGLPGSLAGEEIVDARNLLPRTDAVLIRTAAGSRVVIRPSGTEPKLKCYLEVVAEVPDGTGDLTAIRAEATERLGRLKAAAAELVGLG, from the coding sequence ATGGCGCTGTCGCCGGCCCTCCGGGACGCCGCGCTGACCTGGATCGCCGACGACCCGCACGAGGGCGACCGGGCCGAGCTGCAGCGGGTGCTGCGGTCCGCGCTGGACGGCGACGGCGCCGCGGCGGCCGAGCTGGACCGGCGGATGAGCGCGCCACTGGCCTTCGGCACCGCGGGCATCCGGGGGCCGCTGCGGGCCGGGCCGGCCGGCATGAACCTGGCCGTGGTGCGGCGGACCGCGGCCGGGCTCGCGTCCTACCTGCACGGCCTGCGCGAGATCGGCAGCACCGTGGTGGTCGGCTACGACGCCCGGCACCGGTCCGAGGAGTTCGCCAAGGATGTGGCGGGAACCCTTGCGGCCAAGGGCTTCCGGGTGCTGCTGGCGCCGTCCGCGCTGCCCACCCCGCTCGTCGCCTACGCCACCCGGGCGCTACGCGCCGCGGCCGGGGTACAGGTCACCGCCTCGCACAACCCGCCGCAGGACAACGGGATCAAGGTCTACCTCAAGGGCGGCACCCAACTGGTCGGCCCGTCGGACGTGCAGATCGAGGCCGGCATCGCGGCGGCCGGTCCGGCGAAGGACATCGACGCCTCCGGTGCCGTCCTGCCGTGGCCGGAAGACCTGCTGACCGACTACCTGGCCGCGGCCGCCGCGGTGGCGCAGCGGTCCGGCAGCACGCCGGAGCAGCGGTCCGCGGTCCGTGTCGCCGCCACCCCGCTGCACGGCGTCGGTGGTGAGATCCTGGTCCGGGCGCTGGATCTGGCCGGCGTGCAGGACGTGCACGTGGTGGCCGAGCAGCGGGTGCCGGACCCGGACTTCTCCACCGTGGTGTTCCCGAACCCGGAGGAGGCCGGGGCCACCGACCTGCTGCTGGCACTGGCCGAGTCCGTCGACGCGGACCTGGCGATCGCGAACGACCCGGACGCCGACCGGTGCGCGATCGGCGTGCGCGGCCCGGACGGCTGGCGGATGCTGTCCGGCGACGAGACCGGTACCCTGCTGGGAGATCATCTGCTGCGGCACCTGGACCGCGCGGAGCACCCGGATCCGTTGGTGGCCACCACCATCGTCTCGTCGCAGGCGCTCGGGGCGGTGGCCGCGGCGCACGGCGTGCGGTACGACGAGACCCTCACCGGGTTCAAGTGGATCGTCCGGGCGGGCGACGGCGCGGGCACCGGGCTGGTGTTCGGCTACGAGGAGGCGCTGGGCCTCTGCGTCGACCCGGATCATGTGCGGGACAAGGACGGCATCTCGGCCGCGGTGCTGGCGGTGGACCTGGTGGCCGGGCTGAAGGCGGCCGGGCGGACGGTCGCCGACGCACTGGACGACATCGCCCGCCGGGACGGCCTGCACCTGACCGGCGCGCTGTCGGTGCGGGTCACCGACCTGTCGCTGATCGAACAGGCGATGGCCCGGCTGCGGTCCGGGCTGCCCGGCTCGCTGGCCGGCGAGGAGATCGTCGACGCCCGGAACCTGTTGCCGCGCACCGACGCCGTGCTGATCCGCACCGCGGCCGGATCACGGGTGGTGATCCGGCCGTCCGGCACCGAACCGAAGCTGAAGTGCTATCTCGAGGTGGTCGCCGAGGTGCCCGACGGCACGGGCGATCTCACCGCGATCCGGGCGGAGGCGACCGAGCGGCTGGGCCGGCTCAAGGCCGCCGCCGCCGAGCTCGTCGGGCTGGGCTGA
- a CDS encoding META domain-containing protein has protein sequence MSRGPSTPTTLSRRSAGGLAALVAAGLLVAGCAQAAPAGSAGTSDAPTSAAAGSGTASDLPTSAPDSPVPSSPGGPASGSAGDAPTQPGGGGAAGISLPLTTWVVTDSADVKGHDLVEGSSITLSITDSTQLGVRAGCNSMGGTLAEADGVWTVSELSQTEMACEQPLMDQDSWVAEFLQAGPKAEYGDGSLVLTGTDGSSITFGMQQPASLTGTNWVLDGILDGDVASSIPADVNAWLRVDGTQLSVNGGCNGGGSTVAVTEGTPDTPGSMEIEGIVSTMMACDEDIMTVEQTMFGALDGTVSYLLTDQSLVITAADGTGLMFRAAPAVSGGAATEGQPGDKIEPGSESAAPTPDVQIPSQPAGDK, from the coding sequence ATGAGCCGAGGACCGAGTACTCCCACGACCCTTTCCCGCCGTAGCGCCGGCGGCCTGGCCGCCCTGGTCGCGGCCGGGCTGCTCGTCGCCGGGTGCGCGCAGGCCGCCCCCGCCGGCTCCGCCGGCACGTCCGACGCGCCGACCTCCGCAGCGGCCGGCTCCGGGACGGCCTCCGATCTGCCGACGTCCGCCCCGGACTCCCCGGTGCCGTCGTCGCCGGGCGGGCCGGCCTCCGGGAGCGCGGGTGATGCCCCGACACAGCCCGGAGGTGGTGGCGCGGCCGGGATCTCGCTGCCGCTGACCACCTGGGTGGTGACCGACTCGGCCGACGTGAAGGGGCATGACCTGGTCGAGGGCAGCTCGATCACGCTGAGCATCACCGACAGCACCCAGCTCGGGGTGCGGGCCGGCTGCAACAGCATGGGCGGCACCCTGGCCGAGGCCGACGGCGTCTGGACGGTGTCGGAGCTGTCGCAGACCGAGATGGCCTGCGAGCAGCCGCTGATGGACCAGGACAGCTGGGTCGCAGAATTCCTGCAGGCCGGGCCGAAGGCCGAGTACGGCGACGGCAGCCTGGTGCTGACCGGCACCGACGGGTCGTCCATCACCTTCGGGATGCAGCAGCCGGCGTCGCTGACCGGCACCAACTGGGTGCTCGACGGCATCCTCGACGGTGACGTCGCCTCCTCGATCCCGGCCGACGTGAACGCCTGGCTGCGGGTCGACGGCACCCAGCTGTCGGTCAACGGCGGGTGCAACGGCGGCGGCAGCACCGTCGCGGTCACCGAGGGCACCCCGGACACCCCCGGCTCGATGGAGATCGAGGGCATCGTCAGCACCATGATGGCCTGCGACGAGGACATCATGACGGTCGAGCAGACCATGTTCGGCGCCCTGGACGGGACCGTCTCCTACCTGCTGACCGACCAGAGCCTGGTCATCACCGCCGCCGACGGCACCGGCCTGATGTTCCGCGCCGCGCCGGCCGTCTCCGGTGGCGCCGCGACCGAAGGCCAGCCGGGCGACAAGATCGAGCCCGGCAGCGAGAGTGCCGCGCCCACACCGGACGTGCAGATCCCGTCGCAGCCCGCCGGCGACAAGTGA
- the upp gene encoding uracil phosphoribosyltransferase: protein MPEPHAIPAGLDVTVVDHPLAAARLSTMRDARTDNATFRAALRELTLMLIYEASRNLAVERYPIHTPVARTTAFRLGNPPLLVPVLRAGLGMADQAHALIPESQMGFVGLARDEETLQPTPYMESLPETLAGRPVYVLDPMLATGGSMVHTIELLTARGATDVTAICTLAAPEGLVTLAEANLPLRVVTASVDERLNDSGYIVPGLGDAGDRQFGSV from the coding sequence ATGCCCGAGCCGCACGCCATCCCCGCCGGACTCGACGTCACCGTGGTGGACCACCCGCTGGCCGCCGCCCGGCTGTCGACGATGCGGGACGCCCGCACCGACAACGCGACATTCCGGGCGGCGCTGCGCGAACTCACCCTGATGCTGATCTACGAGGCGTCCCGCAACCTGGCCGTCGAGCGCTACCCGATCCACACGCCGGTCGCCCGCACCACCGCCTTCCGGCTGGGCAACCCGCCGCTGCTGGTGCCGGTGCTGCGGGCCGGTCTCGGGATGGCCGACCAGGCGCACGCCCTCATCCCCGAGTCGCAGATGGGGTTCGTCGGACTGGCCCGGGACGAGGAAACGCTGCAGCCCACGCCGTACATGGAGTCGCTGCCGGAGACGCTGGCCGGTCGCCCGGTCTACGTGCTGGACCCGATGCTGGCCACCGGTGGGTCGATGGTGCACACCATCGAGCTGCTGACCGCGCGCGGCGCCACCGACGTCACCGCGATCTGCACGCTCGCCGCGCCGGAGGGGCTGGTCACGCTGGCCGAGGCGAACCTGCCGTTGCGGGTGGTCACCGCCTCGGTCGACGAGCGGCTCAACGACTCCGGCTACATCGTCCCCGGCCTCGGCGACGCCGGTGACCGGCAGTTCGGCTCGGTCTAG
- the deoC gene encoding deoxyribose-phosphate aldolase gives MTTALPQPGGAGGVTGPAAAAPAPASVAGAEFADVVADESSLRRFLHGLPGVDPVGVEQRAAGLSTRSIKKDSKKQAIDLAIAMVDLTTLEGADTAGKVRSLAAKARRPDPERPDTPTVAAVCVYPDMVATAAERLAGTGIGIASVATAFPSGRSSLEVKLADTRMAIDSGATEVDMVIDRGAFLEGRYGKVFDEIVAIREVCTAGGVRLKVIMETGELATYDNVRRASWMGLLAGADFIKTSTGKVAPAATLPVTVVMLQAVHDWHQRTGELRAVKPAGGIRTAKDALKYLVAVREVAGPQWLDPYLFRFGASSLLNDLVLQRRTQQDGHYSGPAYVTVD, from the coding sequence ATGACCACAGCACTCCCGCAACCGGGCGGAGCAGGCGGGGTCACCGGCCCCGCGGCAGCCGCTCCCGCGCCCGCGTCGGTCGCCGGGGCGGAGTTCGCCGACGTCGTGGCGGACGAGAGCTCGCTGCGCCGGTTCCTGCACGGCCTGCCGGGTGTCGACCCGGTCGGTGTCGAGCAGCGCGCGGCCGGCCTGTCCACCCGCTCCATCAAGAAGGACTCCAAGAAGCAGGCCATCGACCTGGCGATCGCGATGGTCGACCTGACCACGCTGGAGGGCGCGGACACCGCCGGCAAGGTGCGGTCGCTGGCCGCGAAGGCCCGGCGCCCCGACCCGGAGCGGCCGGACACCCCGACGGTGGCCGCGGTCTGCGTGTACCCGGACATGGTGGCCACGGCCGCGGAGCGGCTGGCCGGCACCGGGATCGGCATCGCGTCGGTGGCCACCGCGTTCCCGTCCGGCCGGTCCTCCCTCGAGGTCAAGCTCGCCGACACCCGGATGGCCATCGACAGCGGCGCCACCGAGGTCGACATGGTGATCGACCGCGGCGCCTTCCTGGAGGGCCGCTACGGCAAGGTCTTCGACGAGATCGTGGCGATCCGCGAGGTGTGCACGGCGGGCGGGGTACGGCTCAAGGTCATCATGGAGACCGGCGAGCTGGCCACCTACGACAACGTGCGCCGGGCGTCCTGGATGGGACTGCTGGCCGGCGCCGACTTCATCAAGACCTCGACCGGCAAGGTCGCCCCCGCCGCCACCCTGCCGGTCACCGTGGTGATGCTGCAGGCCGTGCACGACTGGCACCAGCGCACCGGCGAGCTGCGCGCCGTCAAACCGGCCGGCGGCATCCGGACCGCGAAGGACGCACTGAAGTATCTGGTGGCGGTGCGCGAGGTGGCCGGTCCGCAGTGGCTGGACCCGTACCTCTTCCGGTTCGGTGCCTCGTCCCTGCTCAACGACCTGGTGCTGCAACGCCGCACCCAGCAGGACGGCCACTACTCCGGCCCCGCCTACGTCACCGTCGACTGA